One window from the genome of Danaus plexippus chromosome 3 unlocalized genomic scaffold, MEX_DaPlex mxdp_30, whole genome shotgun sequence encodes:
- the LOC133320081 gene encoding protein ZAR1-like: MGGCCSSEDSSRREHTAYTRHVIIPAAEPIPRQPQSIPIQRSAQLIPTPRQPQLIQTSWRQPQLIQTSWRQPQLIQTPWRQPQPRPKPEIEEPQFGEFRCKLCGRSWKSLRCWPNKYQMCKKCKKPVLPTSCRKIHPSDYTSTQDDSKEHERDLCQMCKQLGYSCKNFRRTKRIL, encoded by the exons ATGGGAGGCTGCTGTTCATCAGAG GATTCTTCAAGAAGGGAACATACAGCGTACACGCGTCATGTAATAATACCTGCAGCAGAACCAATACCCAGGCAACCACAATCAATACCAATACAAAGGAGTGCTCAATTAATACCAACACCAAGGCAACCtcaattaatacaaacatCATGGCGGCAACCtcaattaatacaaacatCATGGCGGCAACCTCAATTAATACAAACACCATGGCGACAACCTCAACCAAGACCAAAACCTGAAATAGAAGAGCCACAATTTGGGGAATTTCGATGTAAACTTTGTGGTCGTTCTTGGAAAAGCCTTCGCTGTTGGCCAAATAAGTACCAAATGTGCAAAAAGTGCAAGAAGCCAGTTTTACCGACCAGTTGT AGAAAAATACATCCTTCCGACTATACTTCTACTCAAGATGATTCAAAGGAGCATGAAAGGGACCTTTGTCAAATGTGCAAACAATTGGGCTATTCTTGCAAGAATTTTCGTCGTACAAAaaggattttataa
- the LOC116766841 gene encoding uncharacterized protein LOC116766841 isoform X1 gives MSYNFNFNTYIKSEGIILNRQFLKLKIVCKYLFNTMEFTPALSTLQGVFISADSVHSFSKLAAKGGNEKKIEYIIECIRKFLVKENYIVGNIINEEHVQILRKFAFYIVLNSDLCILEEMVDLDGIDFVIWTIPTIKRCLMCEILWKLNMENFIYEIIVYSSPYLGLEVAAAFIENFKYFEPTECLSKLKILTAACYRLLARQAFFNIQDNEIKEAFNYFQKCIQLWVNLPNSDKLSRLSREAEYKFIGDRLHSILLLALDIFSYFTTEQKRKSADFQDIYELTFKEEILKDKRDVVKLSSCNHSILITYLDKSHLDFLDVCQTLVMDVSVDIFCAWTEYEEDDKSMQQKIGELCYKVTETLSKINSISEHPVLSMLQQISTKPVNLEDIINKTDVNIIIENINKADDSSQWIKALLYRDNLCEEQLLIEQLSNHLEELNEEECYKLFKLFNKFIQDRRDTDEFLKLLCIKLFQKCDRNIKYDIVENHFSNETFNNSLETMEYDSMGTEIFNKLIISSDEDFSVILSLLLQNPKKVYHKIFSLASENSHQADIMNKVMKSLDRFSKHYYSEETESSIISTINEIISCLDSEVKTNNFIHFLTCIKNNSIPGPKLLLLVIMPNLHTALLKNNIEQICVQCKLLQGAYSLNELVQYRAPTLAMLAQVLDSVRWKINTFTSIAPPTLDLVIQLQTSLLNTYESDIPENESVWLKSKLRNIKPLNMYYFRLLWNPPGNTFVEVISGIHIHKDMDLEHLVVWLSQIISSTILQEWYQIWDSLLVFGYKNILDIFHKALILICTAEKLNHTDKSRACLLYCIKNYVAVIRYRFFTLPLKDNDISFVVNKFAIIDNYLEEYYVEEVKNVMLPLFSYIAEKNETIDKDIFQRLHNKFKHAIVIDMINNLFNKKMVAE, from the exons ATGTCATACAATTTTAACttcaatacatacattaaatctgaaggtattattttaaaccggCAGTTTCTAAAGTTGAagattgtttgtaaatatttatttaacacaatGGAATTTACTCCAGCTCTTTCGACTTTGCAAGGTGTATTCATATCTGCTGATAGTGTCCATTCTTTTTCCAAGTTAGCTGCGAAGGGAg GCAATGAGAAGAAAATAGAATACATCATTGAGTGTATTCGTAAGTTTCTAGTCAAAGAGAATTACATAGtgggaaatataattaatgaggAACATGTGCAAATATTACGGAAATTTgccttttatattgttttaaattcagaTCTCTGTATATTAGAAGAAATGGTTGACTTAGACGGTATCGATTTTGTTATTTGGACAATTCCGACAATAAAAAGATGCCTAATGTGTGAAATTTTATGGAAACTGAATAtggaaaatttcatatatgaaATCATAGTTTATTCTTCCCCTTACTTAGGTTTAGAGGTAGCCGCGGCCTTTATAGAgaacttcaaatattttgaaccAACTGAATGTTTgtccaaattaaaaatattaactgccGCTTGCTATCGGCTTTTAGCAAGACaggcattttttaatattcaagataatgaaataaaggaagcttttaattactttcaGAAATGTATACAGCTTTGGGTAAATCTTCCCAACAGTGATAAGTTAAGTAGGCTAAGTAGAGAAGCtgaatataagtttattggAGACCGTCTTCattcaatacttttattggCACTAGATATTTTCTCTTACTTCACCACTGAACAAAAAAGGAAATCTGCAGATTTCCAAGACATATATGAGTTAACTTTCaaagaagaaattttaaaagataaaagagaTGTTGTAAAACTGAGCAGTTGCAATCATAGCATTCTCATAACATACCTAGACAAAAGTCACTTAGACTTTTTGGATGTCTGTCAGACACTGGTTATGGATGTAAGTGTCGATATCTTCTGTGCGTGGACAGAATATGAAGAAGATGATAAAAGCATGCAACAAAAAATTGGAGAACTGTGTTATAAGGTAACAGAAACTCTgagcaaaataaatagtatttcagAACATCCGGTGCTCAGTATGTTGCAGCAAATCTCTACAAAACCTGTGAATCTtgaagatattataaataaaaccgatgttaatattataattgaaaacataaataaggCTGATGATAGTTCTCAGTGGATAAAAGCTTTATTATATAGAGATAACTTGTGTGAGGAACAACTACTGATTGAACAGTTGTCAAATCATTTAGAAGAACTGAATGAAGAAGAGTGTTATAAGTTATTCAAACTTTTCAATAAGTTCATTCAAGATCGCAGAGATACTGATGAATTCCTTAAGTTACtatgtataaaactatttcaaaaatgtgatagaaatataaaatatgacattgTAGAAAATCATTTCAGCaatgaaacatttaataattcgtTGGAAACTATGGAGTATGACAGTATGGGAACTGagattttcaataaacttatCATTAGTTCTGATGAAGATTTCTCAGTTATCTTGTCCTTGCTACTACAAAATCCTAAAAAGgtatatcacaaaatattcTCCCTTGCAAGTGAAAATAGCCATCAGGCAGATATAATGAATAAGGTTATGAAAAGCTTGGACAGATTCTCCAAGCACTATTACAGTGAGGAAACGGAATCCTCtataatatcaacaataaacgaaataatatCTTGTTTAGATTCTGAAGtaaaaactaacaattttattcattttttaaccTGCATAAAAAACAACAGTATTCCTGGACCAAAACTTCTTCTGTTGGTTATTATGCCAAATTTACACACTGCTCTTCTAAAGAACAATATCGAGCAAATATGTGTACAATGCAAACTGCTACAGGGAGCTTATTCCTTAAATGAGTTGGTACAGTACAGAGCCCCCACTCTAGCTATGCTCGCACAAGTACTCGATTCGGTTAGatggaaaataaatacgttCACATCTATAGCACCCCCTACTTTAGATCTTGTCATACAATTACAAACCTCATTGCTAAATACCTACGAATCAGACATCCCAG aaaatgAATCTGTAtggttaaaaagtaaattgagaaatataaagcCTTTAAACATGTATTACTTCAGGTTGTTATGGAATCCACCAGGTAATACATTTGTTGAAGTTATAAGTGGCATCCACATACACAAGGATATGGACTTGGAGCATTTAGTGGTGTGGTTATCTCAG ATCATAAGTTCCACAATTCTTCAAGAGTGGTATCAAATTTGGGACAGCTTATTAGTGTTTGGTTACAAGAATATTTTAGACATATTTCATAAAGCtctcattttaatttgtacggcagaaaaattaaatcatacgGATAAATCAAGAGCATGTCTACTGTATTGCATTAAGAATTATGTTGCAGTTATACgg TATAGATTCTTTACATTACCATTGAAGGATAACGACATCAGTTTTGTTGTGAACAAATTTGcaataatagataattatCTTGAGGAATATTATGTGGAAGAAGtgaaaaatgtaatgttacCGCTATTCAGTTACATTGCTGAGAAAAATGAAACAATAGACAAGGATATATTCCAACGCTTGCATAACAAATTCAAACATGCTATAGTTATCGACATGATAAACAAtctgttcaataaaaaaatggttGCAGAATAA
- the LOC116770411 gene encoding protein O-mannosyl-transferase TMTC4-like, whose translation MVQEILCITFVSSIPFMFSLQGDFVFDDSEAIVKNKDISSDSWLQPFFNDFWGTNIRSNLSHKSYRPLTILTYRLNYFLSNKNLTATQFKITNLLCHVACCLLVWRTYSCLWERFKGKYVMSSTLNVPVIATLMFGVHPIHVEAVCGIVGRADLLSALTFLLSFLIYDKSIKTDSYIYLFLSLIIASASMFFKENGITVLGVSCIYDLLCNINKRDNKKKLSDYTCFKNIHINIKCACRIICVVASAIILLYMRWIIMGRNTPEFKPTDNPAAFSDSIITKVATYNYIYFLNFTLLVWPQWLCYDWSMGCVPLINSVLDFRILLPVILYIYAVLFVKFVITNGIHSFPQARLLIMSVVLISLPFLPASNIVYPVGFVIAERILYIPSIGYCFLIAIGANKIVRKINRKVVICGFYAMILIYLLKSWNRSFDWRSEYDLFTNALNVCPLNAKVHYNVAKVADAKQNNSWALAEYKEAIRLYPEYYQAMNNLANLLKNQNQYTEAELYLKNALHYKQEFPAAWMNLGIVLANTKRYEESDNAYKTALKYRKKYPDCYYNLGNLYLEMNKTNEAIESWHKAINLNPKHVSAWTNLLALLDNTGQTNRALRIIPQALSDVPEMPSINFAIANIYGKIDNYVEAENYFKKAINLFGDRVQAIHFANLGVLYHRWKKYELAEAMYKTALKIDPRFPSAKKNLNTLNKLKNNHYTLFLFVVTSPINTSLS comes from the exons atggtTCAAGAAATTCTTTGCATCACGTTCGTATCAAGTATACCTTTTATGTTTAGTTTACAAGGTGACTTTGTTTTCGATGACTCCGAagctattgttaaaaataaagatatcagCTCTGATTCATGGCTACAACCCTTCTTTAATGATTTTTGGGGAACAAATATCAGGAGTAATCTTAGTCATAAATCTTACCGGCCTTTAACTATACTCACTTACAG actgaattattttttaagcaacAAGAATTTAACTGCaacacaatttaaaatcacCAATCTTTTATGTCATGTTGCTTGCTGTTTATTAGTGTGGAGAACATATAGTTGCCTATGGGAAAGgtttaaaggaaaatatgtTATGTCAAGTACACTTAATGTGCCTGTAATAGCCACTTTGATGTTCGGAGTGCATCCTATTCATGTGGAAGCAGTTTGTGGAATTGTGGGACGAGCGGACTTGTTGTCTGCATTAACATTCCTTCTATCATTCCTAATCTACGATAAATCTATAAAGACTgacagttatatttatttatttttaagtttaataatagcaAGTGCTTCTATGTTCTttaaggaaaatggtataaCTGTTCTG ggTGTTTCTTGCATATATGATTTATTGTGCAACATAAATAAGAGagacaataaaaagaaattaagtgATTACAcatgtttcaaaaatatacacattaatatcaaatgtGCTTGTAGAATAATTTGTGTTGTTGCCTCCGCAATCATTTTGCTTTACATGAGATGGATAATAATGGGCAGAAATACGCCAGAATTTAAACCGACAGATAACCCAGCTGCATTTTCGGACAGTATAATCACAAAG GTAgctacatataattatatatatttcttaaatttcacgCTACTCGTTTGGCCGCAATGGTTGTGCTACGACTGGTCGATGGGATGCGTTCCACTTATAAATAGTGTTCTAGATTTTAGAATACTGCTGCcagtgattttatatatatatgcagtattatttgttaaatttgttattaccaACGGAATTCATTCATTTCCACAGGCGAG ATTATTAATCATGTCAGTAGTTCTTATATCACTACCATTTCTGCCAGCTTCAAATATAGTGTATCCAGTTGGCTTTGTTATAGCTGaaagaatattatacataccaTCTATTGGCTATTGTTTTTTGATAGCAATTGGagctaataaaatagttagaAAGATCAATAGAAAG GTGGTTATTTGCGGTTTTTACGccatgatattaatttatttattgaaaagttgGAATAGATCATTTGATTGGAGGAGTGAATATGATTTGTTCACGAATGCACTTAATGTGTGCCCATTGAATGCAAAGGTACATTACAATGTAGCTAAAGTAGCTGATGCCAAACAAAATAACAGCTGGGCTCTGGCAGAATATAAAGAAGCAATAAG ACTGTATCCCGAGTATTACCAAGCGATGAATAATTTGgcaaatttattgaaaaatcaaaatcaatataCTGAAGCCGAACTATATCTTAAGAATGCTTTACACTATAA acAAGAATTCCCAGCAGCCTGGATGAACCTCGGCATAGTGTTGGCTAACACCAAGCGATATGAGGAATCTGACAACGCCTACAAAACTGCTTTGAAATATCGCAAAAAATATCCAGACTGCTACTACAATTTGGGAAACTTg TACTTAGAAATGAACAAAACAAACGAGGCAATAGAAAGTTGGCACAAAGCAATCAATTTGAATCCCAAACATGTATCTGCTTGGACAAATTTACTTGCCCTTTTAGATAACACGg ggCAAACTAACAGAGCGTTACGGATAATACCACAAGCCCTCTCGGACGTGCCCGAGATGCCGTCAATTAATTTCGCCATAGCAAATATTTACGGCAAAATAGACAACTATGTTGAAGCGGAAAATTACTTCAAGAAAGCCATCAATTTGTTCGGTGACAGAGTACAAGCTATTCACTTTGCGAATCTAG GAGTACTCTACCATCGTTGGAAGAAGTATGAGTTAGCAGAAGCAATGTACAAAACGGCTTTAAAAATCGATCCCAGATTTCCTAGTGCTAAAAAGAATctcaatacattaaataaattaaaaaataaccattacacactctttttatttgttgtaacaTCACCAATAAATACAAGTTTGTCTTAA
- the LOC116766841 gene encoding uncharacterized protein LOC116766841 isoform X2, translating into MSYNFNFNTYIKSEALSTLQGVFISADSVHSFSKLAAKGGNEKKIEYIIECIRKFLVKENYIVGNIINEEHVQILRKFAFYIVLNSDLCILEEMVDLDGIDFVIWTIPTIKRCLMCEILWKLNMENFIYEIIVYSSPYLGLEVAAAFIENFKYFEPTECLSKLKILTAACYRLLARQAFFNIQDNEIKEAFNYFQKCIQLWVNLPNSDKLSRLSREAEYKFIGDRLHSILLLALDIFSYFTTEQKRKSADFQDIYELTFKEEILKDKRDVVKLSSCNHSILITYLDKSHLDFLDVCQTLVMDVSVDIFCAWTEYEEDDKSMQQKIGELCYKVTETLSKINSISEHPVLSMLQQISTKPVNLEDIINKTDVNIIIENINKADDSSQWIKALLYRDNLCEEQLLIEQLSNHLEELNEEECYKLFKLFNKFIQDRRDTDEFLKLLCIKLFQKCDRNIKYDIVENHFSNETFNNSLETMEYDSMGTEIFNKLIISSDEDFSVILSLLLQNPKKVYHKIFSLASENSHQADIMNKVMKSLDRFSKHYYSEETESSIISTINEIISCLDSEVKTNNFIHFLTCIKNNSIPGPKLLLLVIMPNLHTALLKNNIEQICVQCKLLQGAYSLNELVQYRAPTLAMLAQVLDSVRWKINTFTSIAPPTLDLVIQLQTSLLNTYESDIPENESVWLKSKLRNIKPLNMYYFRLLWNPPGNTFVEVISGIHIHKDMDLEHLVVWLSQIISSTILQEWYQIWDSLLVFGYKNILDIFHKALILICTAEKLNHTDKSRACLLYCIKNYVAVIRYRFFTLPLKDNDISFVVNKFAIIDNYLEEYYVEEVKNVMLPLFSYIAEKNETIDKDIFQRLHNKFKHAIVIDMINNLFNKKMVAE; encoded by the exons ATGTCATACAATTTTAACttcaatacatacattaaatctgaag CTCTTTCGACTTTGCAAGGTGTATTCATATCTGCTGATAGTGTCCATTCTTTTTCCAAGTTAGCTGCGAAGGGAg GCAATGAGAAGAAAATAGAATACATCATTGAGTGTATTCGTAAGTTTCTAGTCAAAGAGAATTACATAGtgggaaatataattaatgaggAACATGTGCAAATATTACGGAAATTTgccttttatattgttttaaattcagaTCTCTGTATATTAGAAGAAATGGTTGACTTAGACGGTATCGATTTTGTTATTTGGACAATTCCGACAATAAAAAGATGCCTAATGTGTGAAATTTTATGGAAACTGAATAtggaaaatttcatatatgaaATCATAGTTTATTCTTCCCCTTACTTAGGTTTAGAGGTAGCCGCGGCCTTTATAGAgaacttcaaatattttgaaccAACTGAATGTTTgtccaaattaaaaatattaactgccGCTTGCTATCGGCTTTTAGCAAGACaggcattttttaatattcaagataatgaaataaaggaagcttttaattactttcaGAAATGTATACAGCTTTGGGTAAATCTTCCCAACAGTGATAAGTTAAGTAGGCTAAGTAGAGAAGCtgaatataagtttattggAGACCGTCTTCattcaatacttttattggCACTAGATATTTTCTCTTACTTCACCACTGAACAAAAAAGGAAATCTGCAGATTTCCAAGACATATATGAGTTAACTTTCaaagaagaaattttaaaagataaaagagaTGTTGTAAAACTGAGCAGTTGCAATCATAGCATTCTCATAACATACCTAGACAAAAGTCACTTAGACTTTTTGGATGTCTGTCAGACACTGGTTATGGATGTAAGTGTCGATATCTTCTGTGCGTGGACAGAATATGAAGAAGATGATAAAAGCATGCAACAAAAAATTGGAGAACTGTGTTATAAGGTAACAGAAACTCTgagcaaaataaatagtatttcagAACATCCGGTGCTCAGTATGTTGCAGCAAATCTCTACAAAACCTGTGAATCTtgaagatattataaataaaaccgatgttaatattataattgaaaacataaataaggCTGATGATAGTTCTCAGTGGATAAAAGCTTTATTATATAGAGATAACTTGTGTGAGGAACAACTACTGATTGAACAGTTGTCAAATCATTTAGAAGAACTGAATGAAGAAGAGTGTTATAAGTTATTCAAACTTTTCAATAAGTTCATTCAAGATCGCAGAGATACTGATGAATTCCTTAAGTTACtatgtataaaactatttcaaaaatgtgatagaaatataaaatatgacattgTAGAAAATCATTTCAGCaatgaaacatttaataattcgtTGGAAACTATGGAGTATGACAGTATGGGAACTGagattttcaataaacttatCATTAGTTCTGATGAAGATTTCTCAGTTATCTTGTCCTTGCTACTACAAAATCCTAAAAAGgtatatcacaaaatattcTCCCTTGCAAGTGAAAATAGCCATCAGGCAGATATAATGAATAAGGTTATGAAAAGCTTGGACAGATTCTCCAAGCACTATTACAGTGAGGAAACGGAATCCTCtataatatcaacaataaacgaaataatatCTTGTTTAGATTCTGAAGtaaaaactaacaattttattcattttttaaccTGCATAAAAAACAACAGTATTCCTGGACCAAAACTTCTTCTGTTGGTTATTATGCCAAATTTACACACTGCTCTTCTAAAGAACAATATCGAGCAAATATGTGTACAATGCAAACTGCTACAGGGAGCTTATTCCTTAAATGAGTTGGTACAGTACAGAGCCCCCACTCTAGCTATGCTCGCACAAGTACTCGATTCGGTTAGatggaaaataaatacgttCACATCTATAGCACCCCCTACTTTAGATCTTGTCATACAATTACAAACCTCATTGCTAAATACCTACGAATCAGACATCCCAG aaaatgAATCTGTAtggttaaaaagtaaattgagaaatataaagcCTTTAAACATGTATTACTTCAGGTTGTTATGGAATCCACCAGGTAATACATTTGTTGAAGTTATAAGTGGCATCCACATACACAAGGATATGGACTTGGAGCATTTAGTGGTGTGGTTATCTCAG ATCATAAGTTCCACAATTCTTCAAGAGTGGTATCAAATTTGGGACAGCTTATTAGTGTTTGGTTACAAGAATATTTTAGACATATTTCATAAAGCtctcattttaatttgtacggcagaaaaattaaatcatacgGATAAATCAAGAGCATGTCTACTGTATTGCATTAAGAATTATGTTGCAGTTATACgg TATAGATTCTTTACATTACCATTGAAGGATAACGACATCAGTTTTGTTGTGAACAAATTTGcaataatagataattatCTTGAGGAATATTATGTGGAAGAAGtgaaaaatgtaatgttacCGCTATTCAGTTACATTGCTGAGAAAAATGAAACAATAGACAAGGATATATTCCAACGCTTGCATAACAAATTCAAACATGCTATAGTTATCGACATGATAAACAAtctgttcaataaaaaaatggttGCAGAATAA
- the LOC116766841 gene encoding uncharacterized protein LOC116766841 isoform X3, with the protein MSYNFNFNTYIKSEGIILNRQFLKLKIVCKYLFNTMEFTPALSTLQGVFISADSVHSFSKLAAKGGNEKKIEYIIECIRKFLVKENYIVGNIINEEHVQILRKFAFYIVLNSDLCILEEMVDLDGIDFVIWTIPTIKRCLMCEILWKLNMENFIYEIIVYSSPYLGLEVAAAFIENFKYFEPTECLSKLKILTAACYRLLARQAFFNIQDNEIKEAFNYFQKCIQLWVNLPNSDKLSRLSREAEYKFIGDRLHSILLLALDIFSYFTTEQKRKSADFQDIYELTFKEEILKDKRDVVKLSSCNHSILITYLDKSHLDFLDVCQTLVMDVSVDIFCAWTEYEEDDKSMQQKIGELCYKVTETLSKINSISEHPVLSMLQQISTKPVNLEDIINKTDVNIIIENINKADDSSQWIKALLYRDNLCEEQLLIEQLSNHLEELNEEECYKLFKLFNKFIQDRRDTDEFLKLLCIKLFQKCDRNIKYDIVENHFSNETFNNSLETMEYDSMGTEIFNKLIISSDEDFSVILSLLLQNPKKVYHKIFSLASENSHQADIMNKVMKSLDRFSKHYYSEETESSIISTINEIISCLDSEVKTNNFIHFLTCIKNNSIPGPKLLLLVIMPNLHTALLKNNIEQICVQCKLLQGAYSLNELVQYRAPTLAMLAQVLDSVRWKINTFTSIAPPTLDLVIQLQTSLLNTYESDIPENESVWLKSKLRNIKPLNMYYFRLLWNPPGNTFVEVISGIHIHKDMDLEHLVVWLSQIISSTILQEWYQIWDSLLVFGYKNILDIFHKALILICTAEKLNHTDKSRACLLYCIKNYVAVIRILYITIEG; encoded by the exons ATGTCATACAATTTTAACttcaatacatacattaaatctgaaggtattattttaaaccggCAGTTTCTAAAGTTGAagattgtttgtaaatatttatttaacacaatGGAATTTACTCCAGCTCTTTCGACTTTGCAAGGTGTATTCATATCTGCTGATAGTGTCCATTCTTTTTCCAAGTTAGCTGCGAAGGGAg GCAATGAGAAGAAAATAGAATACATCATTGAGTGTATTCGTAAGTTTCTAGTCAAAGAGAATTACATAGtgggaaatataattaatgaggAACATGTGCAAATATTACGGAAATTTgccttttatattgttttaaattcagaTCTCTGTATATTAGAAGAAATGGTTGACTTAGACGGTATCGATTTTGTTATTTGGACAATTCCGACAATAAAAAGATGCCTAATGTGTGAAATTTTATGGAAACTGAATAtggaaaatttcatatatgaaATCATAGTTTATTCTTCCCCTTACTTAGGTTTAGAGGTAGCCGCGGCCTTTATAGAgaacttcaaatattttgaaccAACTGAATGTTTgtccaaattaaaaatattaactgccGCTTGCTATCGGCTTTTAGCAAGACaggcattttttaatattcaagataatgaaataaaggaagcttttaattactttcaGAAATGTATACAGCTTTGGGTAAATCTTCCCAACAGTGATAAGTTAAGTAGGCTAAGTAGAGAAGCtgaatataagtttattggAGACCGTCTTCattcaatacttttattggCACTAGATATTTTCTCTTACTTCACCACTGAACAAAAAAGGAAATCTGCAGATTTCCAAGACATATATGAGTTAACTTTCaaagaagaaattttaaaagataaaagagaTGTTGTAAAACTGAGCAGTTGCAATCATAGCATTCTCATAACATACCTAGACAAAAGTCACTTAGACTTTTTGGATGTCTGTCAGACACTGGTTATGGATGTAAGTGTCGATATCTTCTGTGCGTGGACAGAATATGAAGAAGATGATAAAAGCATGCAACAAAAAATTGGAGAACTGTGTTATAAGGTAACAGAAACTCTgagcaaaataaatagtatttcagAACATCCGGTGCTCAGTATGTTGCAGCAAATCTCTACAAAACCTGTGAATCTtgaagatattataaataaaaccgatgttaatattataattgaaaacataaataaggCTGATGATAGTTCTCAGTGGATAAAAGCTTTATTATATAGAGATAACTTGTGTGAGGAACAACTACTGATTGAACAGTTGTCAAATCATTTAGAAGAACTGAATGAAGAAGAGTGTTATAAGTTATTCAAACTTTTCAATAAGTTCATTCAAGATCGCAGAGATACTGATGAATTCCTTAAGTTACtatgtataaaactatttcaaaaatgtgatagaaatataaaatatgacattgTAGAAAATCATTTCAGCaatgaaacatttaataattcgtTGGAAACTATGGAGTATGACAGTATGGGAACTGagattttcaataaacttatCATTAGTTCTGATGAAGATTTCTCAGTTATCTTGTCCTTGCTACTACAAAATCCTAAAAAGgtatatcacaaaatattcTCCCTTGCAAGTGAAAATAGCCATCAGGCAGATATAATGAATAAGGTTATGAAAAGCTTGGACAGATTCTCCAAGCACTATTACAGTGAGGAAACGGAATCCTCtataatatcaacaataaacgaaataatatCTTGTTTAGATTCTGAAGtaaaaactaacaattttattcattttttaaccTGCATAAAAAACAACAGTATTCCTGGACCAAAACTTCTTCTGTTGGTTATTATGCCAAATTTACACACTGCTCTTCTAAAGAACAATATCGAGCAAATATGTGTACAATGCAAACTGCTACAGGGAGCTTATTCCTTAAATGAGTTGGTACAGTACAGAGCCCCCACTCTAGCTATGCTCGCACAAGTACTCGATTCGGTTAGatggaaaataaatacgttCACATCTATAGCACCCCCTACTTTAGATCTTGTCATACAATTACAAACCTCATTGCTAAATACCTACGAATCAGACATCCCAG aaaatgAATCTGTAtggttaaaaagtaaattgagaaatataaagcCTTTAAACATGTATTACTTCAGGTTGTTATGGAATCCACCAGGTAATACATTTGTTGAAGTTATAAGTGGCATCCACATACACAAGGATATGGACTTGGAGCATTTAGTGGTGTGGTTATCTCAG ATCATAAGTTCCACAATTCTTCAAGAGTGGTATCAAATTTGGGACAGCTTATTAGTGTTTGGTTACAAGAATATTTTAGACATATTTCATAAAGCtctcattttaatttgtacggcagaaaaattaaatcatacgGATAAATCAAGAGCATGTCTACTGTATTGCATTAAGAATTATGTTGCAGTTATACgg ATTCTTTACATTACCATTGAAGGATAA